A genome region from Populus alba chromosome 3, ASM523922v2, whole genome shotgun sequence includes the following:
- the LOC118062276 gene encoding probable serine/threonine-protein kinase At1g09600, with translation MGCICSKVSRATKYLERRVKRKETTKPAKRLVSLSKSDEVVVEVDGNANGSAARLISDQPGNDNAESTPVSYDEGEKKEKIEQVNNHQRTTSIVSMSNGERGAQVVAGWPSWLTSVAGEAINGWVPRRADSFEKLDKIGQGTYSSVYKARDLETNKTVALKKVCFANMDPESVRFMAREIIILRRLDHPNVMKLEGVIASRMSGSLYLIFEYMEHDLAGLLASPGIKFSEAQIKCYMQQLLHGLEHCHNRGILHRDIKGSNLLIDSNGNLKIADFGLATFFSSPQKQPLTSRVVTLWYRPPELLLGATEYGVSVDLWSTGCILAELFVGKHIMPGRTEVEQLHKIFKLCGSPSDEYWKRSKLPHATIFKPQHPYKRCVAETFKDFPSSALALLDVLLAVEPEARGTALSALDSEFFTTKPLPCDPSALPEHPPTKEFDVKFRDEDARRRRAAGGKGRGYESTRRGSKESKVVPAPDATAELQGSIQKRQGQSKQISTSEIYNHEEDGVSRSPIGPATGTARNIYSHPGQSVHPMNLGSSHNMNINETFRAPGQDFISSRQAAELRAQRSFNERGAVQLSRFSNSVAVRGDSQFHGSSSTNLNSHWPEGSFNARYNSLDDSSHGQSDRPNFSNKKPGLDSTTGYSTKIGHVHYSGPLVPQGGNIEEMLKEHEKQIQRAVRKARLDKNTGESGHTESLFYHGRINGR, from the exons GAAATGATAATGCGGAGTCTACTCCAGTTTCATACgatgaaggagaaaaaaaggaaaaaatcgaACAGGTTAATAATCATCAAAGGACTACTAGTATAGTGAGTATGAGCAATGGAGAGAGAGGAGCACAAGTTGTTGCTGGTTGGCCTTCCTGGCTGACCTCTGTGGCTGGAGAAGCAATCAATGGATGGGTGCCTCGAAGGGCAGATTCATTTGAGAAGTTGGATAAG ATTGGACAAGGAACATATAGCAGTGTGTACAAAGCTCGTGATCTTGAAACAAACAAGACAGTGGCATTGAAGAAGGTGTGCTTTGCTAATATGGATCCTGAAAGTGTTCGTTTTATGGCGAGAGAAATCATCATTTTGCGTAGGCTTGATCACCCAAATGTGATGAAGCTTGAGGGTGTCATTGCTTCAAGAATGTCTGGCAGTTTGTACCTTATATTTGAATATATGGAGCATGACCTTGCAGGGCTTTTGGCTTCACCAGGGATTAAATTCTCTGAAGCGCAG ATTAAATGTTACATGCAACAGCTTCTTCATGGACTTGAACACTGCCACAATCGCGGGATATTGCACCGTGATATAAAGGGCTCAAATCTTCTGATTGACTCTAATGGCAATCTCAAGATTGCTGATTTTGGACTGGCaacttttttctcttcacctcAGAAGCAGCCTCTAACAAGTCGGGTGGTTACATTGTGGTACAGACCTCCAGAGCTTTTGCTTGGTGCCACAGAATATGGAGTTTCTGTGGATCTTTGGAGCACTGGTTGCATTCTTGCAGAATTGTTTGTTGGGAAGCATATCATGCCTGGAAGAACAGAG GTGGAGCAACTGCATAAAATCTTCAAACTTTGCGGGTCACCTTCTGATGAGTACTGGAAGAGATCAAAACTGCCGCATGCAACCATTTTCAAACCTCAACATCCTTACAAACGTTGTGTTGCTGAGACATTTAAGGACTTTCCTTCATCAGCTTTGGCCTTGCTAGATGTCCTTCTTGCTGTAGAACCCGAGGCCCGTGGGACAGCTCTTTCAGCACTTGACAGTGAG TTCTTCACGACAAAGCCTCTTCCTTGTGATCCATCAGCTTTGCCGGAACACCCACCAACGAAGGAGTTTGACGTTAAGTTCCGGGATGAGGATGCTAGAAG GAGGAGAGCAGCCGGAGGTAAAGGGCGTGGATATGAATCAACTAGAAGGGGTTCAAAAGAAAGTAAAGTTGTGCCAGCACCTGATGCCACTGCGGAGCTGCAAGGATCCATACAG AAGCGACAAGGACAGTCTAAACAAATAAGTACTAGTGAAATTTACAATCATGAAGAGGATGGTGTTTCTCGCTCTCCCATTGGGCCTGCTACAGGAACAGCAAGAAATATTTACTCACATCCTGGCCAGTCGGTGCATCCTATGAACCTTGGATCTTCACATAATATGAACATCAATGAAACTTTCAGGGCTCCTGGGCAAGACTTTATTTCTTCAAGGCAGGCTGCGGAGTTGAGAGCTCAGAGATCTTTCAATGAACGGGGAGCGGTCCAGCTGTCTAGATTTTCTAACTCAGTTGCAGTTAGAGGTGATTCACAGTTTCATGGTAGCAGTTCAACCAATCTGAATTCGCACTGGCCAGAGGGGAGTTTTAATGCTAGATATAACAGTCTGGATGATTCCTCCCACGGTCAATCAGACAGGCCAAACTTCTCCAATAAGAAGCCTGGTTTGGATTCTACAACG GGTTACTCAACAAAGATAGGCCATGTCCACTACTCCGGACCGTTGGTGCCTCAAGGAGGAAACATCGAGGAGATGCTCAAAGAGCATGAGAAACAAATCCAGCGAGCTGTGCGTAAAGCTCGTTTGGACAAGAACACCGGTGAAAGCGGACACACTGAATCACTGTTTTATCACGGGAGAATAAATGGTAGATGA
- the LOC118062288 gene encoding glucuronoxylan 4-O-methyltransferase 1: MRPKSQQISNLKLLLLGVFLAFFVLFVLRSSMSSSQESSSPTAQPKTSDSMKEARATNCSQGCSKVPRFLTQALIHYTTSTITPQQTQKEISVSAKILEKKSPCNFLVFGLGHDSLMWSALNYGGRTVFLEEDEAWIAQIKRRFPMLESYHVTYDSKVNQANNLMEVGKGPECTAISDPKFSMCQLALKGLPSEVSEIEWDLIMVDAPTGYYEEAPGRMTAIYTAGMMARNRKEGETDVFVHDVNREVEDKFSKALLCEGYMKKQVGRLRHFTIPSHRDALDRPFCPE; this comes from the coding sequence ATGAGGCCTAAAAGCCAGCAAATCTCCAACCTTAAGCTGCTCCTCCTTGGTGTCTTCCTTGCTTTCTTCGTGCTTTTTGTGTTACGATCAAGCATGTCGTCTTCCCAGGAAAGTTCGTCTCCCACCGCTCAACCAAAAACCTCAGATTCCATGAAAGAAGCTAGAGCAACAAATTGCTCACAGGGATGTAGTAAGGTCCCACGCTTCCTAACCCAAGCTCTCATTCACTACACAACCTCAACCATCACCCCACAGCAAACACAGAAAGAAATATCAGTGAGTGccaaaattttagaaaagaagTCTCCATGTAATTTCTTGGTTTTCGGCCTCGGTCATGATAGCCTTATGTGGAGTGCACTCAACTACGGTGGACGAACAGTTTTccttgaagaagatgaagcttGGATTGCGCAAATTAAACGCCGGTTTCCTATGTTAGAGTCTTATCACGTCACATATGACAGCAAGGTGAATCAAGCTAACAATCTCATGGAGGTAGGCAAGGGGCCTGAGTGCACAGCAATTAGTGACCCAAAGTTCTCTATGTGCCAGCTTGCCTTGAAAGGTTTGCCTAGTGAAGTTTCTGAGATAGAATGGGACTTGATCATGGTTGATGCACCAACAGGGTACTATGAAGAAGCACCAGGGAGAATGACTGCCATATATACTGCCGGAATGATGGCAAGAAACAGGAAAGAAGGAGAGACCGATGTTTTTGTGCATGATGTGAACAGAGAGGTGGAAGACAAGTTCTCCAAGGCACTTCTTTGTGAAGGATATATGAAGAAACAAGTAGGGAGGTTAAGGCACTTTACCATTCCTAGCCACAGGGATGCCTTGGACAGACCTTTTTGCCCAGagtag
- the LOC118062265 gene encoding leucine--tRNA ligase, cytoplasmic, translating into MMATESGKAFTRRDRLLEIEKKVRGWWDEKDVFRAEPGAGPAKPGEKFFGNFPFPYMNGFLHLGHAFSLSKLEFAAAFHRLDGANVLLPFGFHCTGMPIQASADKLAREIEKFGNPPLFSKEVEEPVESQPEPEDASAGPPPDKFRGKKSKAVSKSGGQMFQWEIMRSFGLSDSEIAEFQKPGKWLTYFPPLAMQDLKDFGLGCDWRRSFITTEMNPYFDSFVQWQMRKLKDMGKIIKDKRYTIYSPLDDQPCADHDRASGEGVLPQDYTLVKMEVLPPFPLKFKALEGRKVFLAAATLRPETMYGQTNAWVLPDGNYGAFEVNDTDVFILTERAALNLAYQGFSKTPKHPSCLVDLTGYDLIGLPLKSPLSFNKVIYALPMLTILTDKGTGIVTSVPSDAPDDYMALRVLKAKPAFREKYGVKDEWVVPFEIVPIINIPELGDKAAEKVCLDLKIKSQNDKEKLAEAKRLTYLKGFTDGTMLVGEYAGKKVQDAKSLLRTKLIETGEAVMYSEPEKRVMSRSGDECVVALTDQWYLTYDDPQWKESAEECLSKMNLYSDETKHGFEHTLGWLNRWACSRSFGLGTRIPWDPEFLVESLSDSTIYMAYYTVAHLLHNEDMYGTNKAHPIKPEEMTDDVWNFIFCDGPYPTSSKIDSSVLDKMKKEFEYWYPFDLRVSGKDLIQNHLTFCVFNHTAIMAKHHWPRGFRCNGHIMLNSEKMSKSTGNFKTLRQAIDEFSADATRFSLADAGDGVDDANFVFETANAAILRLTKEIAWIEEVLAAEASLRTGPPSTFADRVFENEINIAVETTRKNYEKYMFREALKTGFYDLQAARDEYRLSCGSGGMNHGLVWRFIDVQTRLITPICPHYAEHVWRELLMKDGLAVNAGWPIADSPDETLKAANRYLQDSIVLMRKLLQKQITGSKKSNKKAAPVATLTEEKITSLIYVNEEFDGWKAECLNILRSKFDRKTGTFAPDEEILEALQKSSVGQDANFKKVQKLCMPFLRLKKDEAIAIGAQALNLKLPFGEIEVLQENLDLIKRQIGLGSVEILSATDHDAKAKAGALSSVLDQNPPSPGNPTAVFLIQ; encoded by the coding sequence ATGATGGCAACCGAGAGTGGAAAAGCTTTCACAAGGAGGGACCGGCTGTTGGAGATAGAGAAGAAGGTTCGTGGCTGGTGGGATGAGAAAGATGTTTTCCGGGCTGAACCTGGTGCAGGGCCAGCTAAACCAGGCGAGAAGTTCTTTGGCAACTTCCCATTTCCATATATGAATGGGTTCTTGCATCTTGGACATGCGTTTTCGCTCTCCAAGCTTGAATTTGCTGCTGCTTTCCATAGATTGGATGGGGCTAACGTGCTCCTTCCATTTGGTTTTCACTGCACCGGTATGCCTATACAGGCCTCAGCAGATAAGCTTGCAAGGGAGATTGAGAAGTTTGGCAATCCACCCTTGTTCTCGAAAGAGGTAGAGGAGCCAGTGGAATCGCAACCGGAGCCTGAGGATGCAAGTGCAGGTCCACCTCCGGATAAGTTCAGGGGCAAAAAGTCCAAGGCTGTGTCGAAATCAGGTGGACAGATGTTCCAGTGGGAGATTATGCGCAGTTTTGGGCTGTCTGACAGTGAAATAGCAGAGTTCCAGAAACCAGGAAAATGGCTGACTTACTTTCCGCCACTGGCCATGCAAGATCTGAAGGATTTTGGCTTGGGGTGTGATTGGAGAAGATCATTTATTACAACAGAAATGAATCcatattttgattcatttgtGCAGTGGCAGATGAGGAAGTTGAAGGACATGGGGAAGATTATCAAAGATAAAAGATACACTATATACTCTCCCTTGGATGACCAACCATGTGCAGATCATGACAGGGCAAGCGGTGAAGGTGTGTTGCCCCAAGATTACACTCTTGTCAAGATGGAAGTGTTGCCCCCTTTCCCACTTAAATTCAAAGCATTGGAGGGAAGAAAAGTGTTTCTAGCTGCTGCTACATTGAGACCTGAGACTATGTATGGACAAACAAATGCATGGGTACTGCCTGATGGCAATTATGGAGCTTTTGAAGTCAATGATACTGATGTCTTCATCCTGACAGAAAGAGCTGCCCTCAACCTTGCCTATCAGGGCTTCTCAAAGACCCCCAAACACCCTAGTTGCTTGGTTGACCTGACTGGATATGATCTGATTGGTCTGCCATTGAAGTCTCCGCTTTCCTTCAACAAGGTCATTTATGCGCTTCCCATGCTGACCATTCTGACAGACAAAGGTACAGGGATTGTTACCAGTGTGCCTAGCGATGCCCCTGATGATTATATGGCATTGCGGGTTTTGAAAGCGAAACCAGCTTTCAGGGAAAAGTATGGCGTGAAGGATGAGTGGGTAGTGCCTTTTGAGATTGTACCTATAATCAACATTCCAGAATTGGGCGATAAGGCTGCTGAAAAGGTTTGCTTGGACCTGAAAATTAAGAGCCAAAATGACAAAGAGAAGCTTGCTGAAGCCAAGAGGTTGACGTACTTGAAAGGATTTACTGATGGCACAATGCTTGTTGGAGAATATGCAGGGAAGAAAGTTCAAGATGCAAAGTCATTGTTAAGGACCAAGCTCATTGAGACAGGTGAGGCAGTCATGTACAGTGAGCCTGAGAAGCGTGTCATGTCAAGGTCTGGTGATGAATGTGTTGTGGCTCTGACGGACCAATGGTACCTCACTTATGATGATCCTCAATGGAAGGAATCAGCTGAGGAGTGCTTATCCAAGATGAATCTCTACTCTGATGAGACAAAACATGGCTTTGAGCATACTTTGGGCTGGCTAAATCGGTGGGCGTGCTCAAGATCTTTTGGGCTTGGGACTCGCATTCCATGGGATCCAGAGTTTCTTGTTGAATCATTGTCTGACTCTACTATTTACATGGCTTATTACACTGTTGCTCACTTGCTACATAACGAGGACATGTACGGTACAAACAAGGCTCATCCTATTAAACCTGAAGAAATGACCGATGATGTCTGGAATTTCATCTTCTGTGATGGTCCATACCCCACATCATCAAAAATAGATTCGTCTGTTCTTGATAAGATGAAGAAGGAGTTCGAATATTGGTACCCATTTGATCTTCGAGTGTCTGGGAAGGACCTCATTCAGAATCATCTGACGTTCTGCGTCTTCAACCACACAGCAATCATGGCTAAGCATCACTGGCCACGTGGATTCAGGTGTAATGGACACATTATGCTCAATTCTGAGAAGATGTCCAAGTCTACAGGAAATTTCAAGACGCTGCGTCAGGCCATTGATGAATTCTCTGCGGATGCTACTCGGTTCAGTCTGGCTGATGCTGGAGATGGTGTGGACGATGCCAACTTTGTATTTGAGACTGCGAATGCTGCTATCCTTCGCCTTACTAAAGAGATTGCATGGATTGAAGAGGTTCTAGCTGCAGAGGCATCCCTGAGAACTGGTCCCCCATCTACCTTTGCTGACCGGGtgtttgaaaatgaaataaacattGCTGTTGAAACGACAAGAAAGAATTATGAAAAATACATGTTCAGAGAGGCGTTAAAGACTGGATTCTATGATCTCCAAGCTGCCAGAGACGAGTACAGGTTATCTTGTGGTAGCGGGGGCATGAATCATGGCTTGGTATGGCGTTTTATTGATGTGCAGACACGACTTATTACTCCTATCTGCCCACATTATGCAGAACATGTTTGGAGGGAGCTTTTGATGAAGGATGGATTAGCAGTGAACGCAGGCTGGCCTATAGCTGATTCTCCAGATGAAACTCTTAAGGCTGCCAACAGGTACTTGCAAGACTCgattgttttgatgaggaagcTTCTTCAAAAGCAAATCACGGGCTCAAAGAAATCCAATAAGAAGGCAGCTCCAGTTGCTACTCTAACTGAAGAGAagataacaagtttgatatacGTGAATGAGGAGTTTGATGGATGGAAAGCAGAGTGCTTGAATATACTTCGTAGTAAATTTGACAGGAAAACAGGTACTTTTGCACCAGATGAGGAGATATTGGAGGCACTGCAAAAAAGTTCAGTTGGTCAAGATGCTAACTTTAAGAAAGTGCAAAAGCTTTGTATGCCTTTCTTGAGGTTAAAAAAGGACGAAGCTATAGCTATCGGGGCTCAAGCCTTGAATCTGAAGCTTCCGTTTGGGGAGATTGAGGTTCTTCAGGAGAACCTGGACTTGATCAAGAGGCAAATTGGTCTGGGGTCGGTGGAAATATTGTCTGCAACAGACCACGATGCTAAAGCCAAAGCTGGTGCTTTGTCCTCTGTACTGGATCAGAATCCTCCCTCTCCTGGAAATCCGACTGCTGTCTTCTTGATACAGTGA
- the LOC118062247 gene encoding ras-related protein RABD1, with protein MRDKLQKSNTQTISLSLSLSLNLSLLFPFLHQRETPEKDTPFSFSISVWIPVMSNEYDYLFKLLLIGDSSVGKSCLLLRFADDSYVDSYISTIGVDFKIRTVEQDGKTIKLQIWDTAGQERFRTITSSYYRGAHGIIIVYDVTEMESFNNVKQWLHEIDRYANDSVCKLLVGNKCDLVENKVVDTQTAKAFADELGIPFLETSAKDSINVEQAFLTMAGEIKKKMSNQPTANNSTGTVQMKGQPIEQKNNCCG; from the exons ATGCGAGACAAGCtccaaaaatcaaacacacagactatctctctctctctctctctctctctcaatctctctctGCTTTTCCCATTTCTTCATCAAAGAGAAACCCCTGAGAAAGATACCCCCTTCTCATTTTCCATTTCCGTTTGGATCCCAGTTATGAGCAACGAATA tgattaTCTGTTTAAGCTTTTGCTAATCGGAGACTCATCTGTTGGGAAATCGTGTCTGCTTCTCAGATTTGCT GATGACTCTTATGTAGACAGCTATATCAGTACCATTGGTGTCGATTTT AAAATCAGGACTGTGGAGCAGGATGGAAAGACAATCAAGCTGCAGATT tGGGATACAGCTGGACAGGAGCGCTTCCGGACCATAACAAGCAGTTATTATCGAGGAGCACATGGGATAATT ATAGTCTATGATGTTACCGAGATGGAGAGCTTCAACAATGTCAAGCAGTGGTTGCATGAGATTGATAGATATGCAAATGATAGTGTCTGCAAACTCTTAGTTGGAAATAAGTGTGATCTAGTTGAGAACAAGGTTGTGGACACACAAACGGCGAAG GCATTTGCAGATGAGCTTGGCATTCCCTTCCTAGAGACAAGTGCTAAAGACTCGATAAATGTGGAGCAAGCATTCTTAACCATGGCtggtgaaattaagaaaaa GATGAGTAACCAGCCAACTGCTAACAATTCAACAGGAACTGTTCAGATGAAGGGGCAGCCAATCGAGCAGAAGAACAACTGTTGCGGTTAG
- the LOC118062257 gene encoding ras-related protein RABA2a, whose product MARRPDEEYDYLFKVVLIGDSGVGKSNILSRFTRNEFCLESKSTIGVEFATRTLQVEGRTVKAQIWDTAGQERYRAITSAYYRGALGALLVYDVTKPTTFENVSRWLKELRDHADSNIVIMLIGNKTDLKHLRAVATEDAQSYAEKEGLAFVETSALEATNVDKAFQTILSEIYRIISKKTLSSEESAAPVSVKDGKTIVVGGPDPSTKKTTCCSSS is encoded by the exons ATGGCGAGGAGACCCGACGAGGAGTATGATTACCTGTTCAAGGTAGTGTTAATCGGCGATTCCGGTGTCGGAAAATCGAACATCCTCTCCCGATTTACTCGCAACGAGTTTTGTTTGGAGTCCAAGTCCACCATCGGCGTCGAATTCGCCACTCGCACTCTTCAA GTTGAAGGAAGGACGGTGAAGGCGCAGATATGGGACACTGCAGGGCAAGAGCGATACAGAGCGATCACGAGTGCCTACTATAGGGGCGCGCTTGGAGCTCTTCTGGTGTATGATGTAACAAAACCAACGACTTTTGAAAATGTGAGTCGGTGGTTGAAGGAGCTGAGGGATCATGCAGATTCCAATATTGTGATCATGTTAATTGGGAACAAGACTGATCTTAAACATCTTAGAGCAGTAGCTACCGAGGATGCTCAAAGTTATGCTGAGAAAGAAGGGCTTGCCTTTGTAGAGACATCTGCTCTTGAAGCCACCAATGTTGACAAGGCATTTCAAACAATTCTTTCTGAGATATATAGGATTATTAGTAAGAAGACACTTTCTTCGGAAGAGTCAGCAGCACCTGTGAGTGTCAAAGATGGGAAGACCATTGTAGTTGGAGGACCTGACCCCAGCACTAAAAAGACCACCTGCTGCTCTTCTTCTTAG